In Lotus japonicus ecotype B-129 chromosome 5, LjGifu_v1.2, one genomic interval encodes:
- the LOC130718283 gene encoding MFP1 attachment factor 1-like: protein MSDPEFQHSAASPLNPNPATSFTIWPPTQRTRDAVINRLIETLSGPSSVLSKRYGTMSPHDASAAAYQIEDAAFSAASSSVSPDDDGIQILHVYSKEISKRVVGNVKAKPPPAGDDVDSDVAPPPAQEAESAAVSDS, encoded by the coding sequence ATGTCCGACCCGGAATTCCAACACTCCGCCGCGTCTCCGTTGAACCCCAACCCCGCCACCTCCTTCACCATATGGCCTCCGACACAGCGCACACGCGACGCCGTCATCAACCGCCTCATCGAAACCCTCTCCGGCCCCTCCTCAGTCCTCTCCAAGCGCTACGGCACAATGTCACCTCACGACGCCTCCGCCGCCGCGTATCAGATCGAGGACGCCGCGTTCTCCGCTGCCTCCTCCTCCGTCTCTCCTGACGATGACGGCATCCAGATCCTCCATGTCTACTCCAAGGAGATCAGCAAGCGCGTGGTCGGCAATGTCAAGGCCAAACCTCCTCCCGCCGGTGACGATGTAGACTCCGACGTCGCTCCTCCACCCGCCCAAGAAGCTGAGTCCGCCGCCGTTTCCGACTCTTGA